In the genome of Paenibacillus sp. FSL R5-0766, one region contains:
- a CDS encoding AraC family transcriptional regulator: MSGSSECFYDPIQPELLYLHSVTTYKLETIYHRHNAYEIYLFLRGNVHFYVENRCYHVQPGDLLVMSPEEMHRAFILDESEYERITINLKKTYLFQLSTPSTNLSSCFDHRPKGTGNIVHLDDDNLKQMLQCTNELEGLLACDAYGTDIKINAAVAQLLVMINVWFHNNSFVPNDIMPELVRETMDYIETHLNQDITLRKLAEVFYMNSTYISRQFKKHTGLTIRSYILGRRIERAKFHLSEGLSITDACFQSGFSDYANFIRSFTKMVGISPGRYIKQRRDAMEALPR, from the coding sequence ATGAGTGGATCCTCTGAGTGTTTTTATGATCCCATCCAGCCTGAGCTCTTATATCTACACAGCGTAACGACGTATAAGCTGGAAACGATCTATCATCGCCATAATGCATACGAAATCTACCTGTTTCTTCGTGGCAACGTTCACTTTTATGTAGAAAATCGATGTTACCATGTACAGCCTGGTGATCTGCTTGTGATGTCACCCGAGGAGATGCACCGAGCCTTTATTCTGGATGAATCTGAGTATGAGCGAATTACAATCAATCTCAAAAAAACATATCTATTTCAGCTTTCCACACCATCAACCAATCTATCGTCATGTTTTGATCATCGCCCCAAAGGTACAGGCAACATCGTACATTTAGACGACGATAACTTGAAGCAGATGCTGCAATGTACGAACGAACTGGAAGGATTGCTTGCTTGTGATGCTTATGGCACCGATATCAAAATAAATGCAGCCGTAGCCCAATTGTTGGTCATGATTAACGTCTGGTTTCATAACAATTCCTTTGTTCCCAATGACATTATGCCTGAACTGGTTCGTGAAACCATGGATTATATTGAAACACATCTAAATCAAGATATTACGCTTCGCAAACTTGCCGAAGTGTTCTACATGAACAGTACTTATATCAGCCGCCAGTTCAAGAAGCATACTGGATTAACCATCCGTTCCTACATTTTGGGTCGTCGTATTGAACGGGCCAAATTCCACCTGTCTGAAGGATTGAGTATTACGGATGCATGCTTTCAATCGGGCTTTAGTGACTATGCCAATTTTATTCGCAGTTTTACCAAAATGGTTGGCATCTCCCCCGGTAGATATATCAAACAAAGACGTGATGCAATGGAAGCACTGCCAAGATAA
- a CDS encoding glycoside hydrolase family 43 protein, whose protein sequence is MNHHSAPQAGEQKQDQAANQERIPGEIGKLRPNGNPLVAHKFGADPYALVFNNRVYLYMTSDKLEYDKDGLPQKNSYSSINRITVISSDDLINWTDHGEIRVAGPQGAATWASQSWAPAAAHRNVDGKDCFFLYFANNASGIGVLSAPTPVGPWIDPIGKALITRETPGVEEVTWLFDPAVIVDDDHQAYIYFGGGIPQGKAERPDTARVMRLGEDMISVVGKAKVIQAPYMFEDSGIHKYNNSYYFTYCSNFVEGDRPEGSPPPGEIAYMTSVQPMGPWTYQGTLLQNPGHFFDVGGNNHHAIFQLADQWYIAYHAQTLSQAMNIPDGYRSTHLNRVEHNEATGKIQKVHADYQGVDQIKCFNPYERVSGSTIGWSSRVTTEQYLDSAEISASDSNIMFAKLQNDSWIAVSKVDFESEGPTTCTATIGNQGTEGTLELRLDRADGPLIGEIIVSPATESLQWTELTTNVTGAKGVQDLYIKFKSSTDSSTIFLREWKFNRQNEV, encoded by the coding sequence ATGAATCATCATTCTGCACCACAAGCTGGTGAGCAAAAGCAAGATCAAGCTGCCAATCAGGAGCGTATTCCAGGGGAGATTGGAAAGCTTCGTCCCAACGGTAACCCTCTGGTGGCCCACAAATTTGGAGCCGATCCATATGCTTTGGTATTTAACAATCGAGTCTACTTATATATGACTAGTGATAAGCTGGAATATGATAAGGACGGTCTTCCTCAGAAAAACAGCTACAGTTCAATCAACCGGATTACGGTCATTTCTTCGGATGACTTAATCAACTGGACCGATCATGGAGAGATCAGAGTTGCCGGACCTCAAGGCGCAGCAACATGGGCTTCACAATCTTGGGCGCCCGCAGCTGCTCATCGAAACGTGGATGGCAAGGACTGTTTCTTTCTTTATTTCGCTAACAATGCCAGTGGAATTGGTGTATTGTCTGCACCAACACCTGTAGGTCCATGGATAGACCCTATAGGAAAGGCACTTATTACAAGAGAAACTCCTGGAGTGGAGGAAGTAACTTGGTTATTCGATCCGGCTGTCATTGTAGATGATGATCATCAGGCCTACATATACTTCGGTGGTGGTATTCCGCAGGGGAAAGCAGAAAGACCTGATACGGCAAGAGTGATGCGATTGGGAGAAGATATGATCAGCGTTGTTGGCAAAGCGAAGGTTATTCAGGCGCCTTATATGTTTGAAGATTCAGGGATACATAAATATAATAATAGTTATTACTTTACGTATTGTTCCAATTTTGTTGAGGGTGATCGGCCAGAGGGCAGCCCACCACCTGGTGAAATTGCATATATGACCAGTGTTCAGCCAATGGGGCCATGGACATATCAGGGAACGTTGCTCCAGAATCCGGGCCACTTTTTTGATGTTGGCGGCAATAACCATCATGCTATATTCCAACTGGCCGATCAGTGGTACATTGCCTATCATGCTCAGACATTAAGCCAGGCCATGAATATTCCCGATGGTTACCGTTCAACACATCTGAATCGAGTCGAGCATAATGAGGCCACGGGTAAGATCCAGAAGGTACATGCAGATTATCAGGGCGTAGATCAAATCAAGTGCTTCAATCCCTATGAGCGGGTAAGCGGTTCGACGATTGGATGGAGCAGCAGAGTAACAACAGAGCAATATCTTGACTCTGCTGAGATATCTGCATCCGATTCGAATATCATGTTCGCTAAGCTGCAAAATGACAGCTGGATAGCTGTATCCAAGGTGGACTTTGAAAGTGAAGGACCTACAACCTGTACAGCTACTATTGGAAATCAAGGAACCGAAGGTACGTTGGAACTTCGACTTGATCGTGCAGACGGACCGTTAATTGGAGAAATCATTGTTTCGCCTGCGACAGAATCTCTTCAATGGACGGAACTAACAACTAATGTTACAGGTGCGAAAGGTGTGCAAGACTTGTATATTAAGTTTAAAAGTTCAACAGACAGCTCAACCATCTTTTTAAGAGAATGGAAGTTTAACAGACAAAATGAGGTGTAA
- a CDS encoding glycoside hydrolase 43 family protein, whose protein sequence is MYPNPIIWADYPDLDVIRVEDTYYMVSTTMHMMPGCVILRSYDLIHWEVATYVYDTLDDTPAQRLVDGHHVYSKGMWAASLRYHQGMFYVIFVANDTRKTYLYTSTSISGVWKKQIVEGFYHDCSLFFDDDERAYLVYGNTEIYLTELSSDLSGPKPGGVHRLIVKDEQPHHLGYEGAHFYKINGKYIVFLIHITKASGRRTQAFYMADSLEDVFTGGEVFNDDMDYFNSGVAQGGIVDTPDGDWYAMLFQDHGAVGRVPVLVPLYFDQGIPVFASKAPKQIDIPSTRPEHRYNPLVGSDSFNYEPEEDGSIRIRDFWQWNHTPNHELWSVTEKSGVYRVRTGQISPNLTFAVNTLTQRSMGPACEAMVTLDGSRLNDGDYAGLCFLIGSYGMIALTKQDSKFYLVMHARDSEDSTIFGNLIDQKPATEHERIPVSDLVVKLKAFGNFENNLDECSFAYFDGVEWRDIGIVHKMIYKLDHFMGCRTGLFVYSTEIVGGTADFSNFEYRVINPVE, encoded by the coding sequence ATGTATCCGAATCCGATTATTTGGGCCGATTACCCGGATCTTGACGTTATTCGTGTAGAAGACACATATTATATGGTCAGTACAACCATGCATATGATGCCGGGATGTGTCATCCTGCGTTCATATGACCTGATCCATTGGGAAGTAGCCACATATGTATACGACACATTGGACGATACACCTGCCCAACGGCTGGTGGATGGTCATCACGTTTATAGTAAAGGCATGTGGGCTGCATCACTCCGCTATCATCAAGGGATGTTCTATGTGATCTTTGTTGCGAATGATACCCGTAAGACATACTTGTATACGTCGACCTCCATCTCGGGAGTGTGGAAGAAGCAGATCGTGGAAGGGTTTTACCATGATTGCTCCTTATTTTTTGACGATGATGAACGAGCATATCTCGTGTACGGTAATACCGAGATCTATCTGACCGAATTAAGCTCTGATCTGTCCGGACCCAAACCTGGTGGAGTGCATCGCTTGATTGTAAAAGACGAGCAGCCTCATCACCTTGGTTATGAAGGAGCACATTTTTACAAGATCAATGGTAAATATATTGTCTTCCTGATTCATATCACGAAAGCTTCCGGACGTAGAACACAGGCGTTTTATATGGCAGACTCTCTGGAAGATGTCTTCACTGGTGGAGAAGTATTTAATGACGATATGGATTATTTCAATTCAGGTGTTGCTCAGGGCGGTATCGTGGATACGCCGGATGGAGACTGGTATGCAATGCTGTTTCAGGATCATGGGGCTGTTGGCCGGGTTCCTGTTTTGGTTCCGCTATACTTTGATCAAGGTATACCGGTCTTTGCAAGCAAAGCGCCGAAGCAGATTGATATCCCGAGCACGAGACCAGAGCACCGTTATAACCCGTTAGTGGGTAGCGACAGTTTCAATTATGAACCCGAGGAAGATGGAAGCATCCGCATCCGTGATTTTTGGCAATGGAATCATACACCTAATCATGAACTTTGGTCCGTTACTGAGAAATCGGGGGTGTATCGTGTTCGAACGGGACAGATCAGCCCAAATCTGACGTTTGCGGTCAACACACTAACCCAGCGTTCAATGGGGCCCGCTTGCGAAGCAATGGTTACGCTTGACGGCAGTCGTCTGAATGATGGGGATTATGCCGGGTTGTGCTTTCTGATCGGTTCGTACGGTATGATCGCTCTCACGAAGCAGGATAGCAAGTTTTACTTGGTCATGCATGCCAGAGATAGTGAGGATTCCACCATATTTGGCAATCTGATCGACCAGAAGCCAGCCACTGAACATGAACGTATCCCGGTATCAGATCTAGTAGTTAAACTAAAAGCATTCGGAAATTTTGAGAACAATCTGGATGAGTGCTCTTTTGCCTATTTCGATGGGGTTGAATGGAGAGATATAGGGATTGTCCACAAAATGATATATAAACTGGATCATTTTATGGGTTGCCGGACGGGGTTGTTTGTATATTCAACGGAAATAGTTGGAGGAACAGCTGACTTTTCGAATTTCGAATATCGTGTGATTAATCCTGTTGAGTAA
- a CDS encoding extracellular solute-binding protein has translation MYKRCLDITRWTFILFLAVSIPAGHTEGNSKQHHPQQDGQQIQLPATFERYSPPIVVSFVRETGDDLERMISQLSGETILDNRWTRLYEKELGIQIHYDWIANGDVYNQKLGVSLAAGRFPDVVKVNPYQLRQLSNAGMIEDLTHVYQEYASPLTKSILEAEGRGAFDAATIDGKLMAIPESSSSIETAQYLWIRTDWLEQLGLRPPETMEELLQISKAFTEEDPDGNGEHDTYGLALTNHLWDPVMGAAGLMSGYGAYPNIWVKDAEGNLTYGGIQPEVREALKVLQTLYREGQLDPDFGYKSGSKAFRLVQDGKIGMLYGEQWTSFMLQSTRDTDTDTNTDIDVDVEWQAYPIVAKSDRSLFVPLRSNTGQYFAVKKGFSNPEVVVKLMNLHLDINWGDQAQYETYYNDDSRAVWMLSPVTPFPGNKNIDAYKQIRDARSTGDFSALQNEALAIHKRIVAYETEHVESGWGWKQTYGPSGAFSIADSYEKNGQLLYDQFTGGITDTMVDRQIILRDLQLEAYMNIILGRSIDEFDRFVENWRKLGGDQITSEVNEWFRTSKPKER, from the coding sequence ATGTATAAGAGATGTCTGGACATAACAAGATGGACCTTCATTCTGTTCCTTGCTGTATCCATACCAGCAGGTCATACCGAAGGTAATAGCAAACAACATCATCCGCAGCAAGATGGGCAGCAGATTCAACTTCCCGCTACGTTTGAGAGGTATTCTCCTCCCATCGTGGTCTCTTTTGTCAGGGAAACTGGAGATGACCTTGAGCGCATGATTAGTCAGTTATCTGGTGAGACGATACTGGATAATCGCTGGACTCGTTTGTACGAGAAAGAGCTAGGTATTCAAATTCACTATGACTGGATTGCTAATGGAGATGTATACAATCAGAAGTTGGGTGTATCCCTTGCTGCAGGACGTTTTCCAGATGTGGTGAAAGTTAATCCATATCAACTTAGACAACTGAGCAACGCTGGAATGATCGAAGATTTAACCCATGTGTACCAAGAGTATGCTTCCCCACTTACAAAGAGTATATTGGAGGCGGAGGGAAGAGGCGCATTTGATGCGGCAACCATTGATGGCAAACTCATGGCTATTCCCGAATCATCTTCCTCCATTGAGACAGCGCAGTACCTGTGGATTAGAACCGATTGGTTGGAGCAACTGGGGCTACGGCCGCCTGAAACGATGGAAGAACTTCTCCAGATTTCGAAAGCGTTTACAGAGGAGGACCCCGACGGGAACGGAGAGCATGATACGTACGGACTTGCGCTAACAAACCATCTATGGGATCCAGTTATGGGAGCTGCAGGGTTGATGTCCGGCTATGGTGCCTACCCTAATATATGGGTTAAAGATGCAGAAGGAAACCTCACTTATGGAGGTATTCAGCCTGAAGTTCGGGAGGCTCTGAAAGTACTGCAAACGTTGTATCGTGAAGGCCAACTTGATCCGGATTTCGGTTATAAAAGTGGAAGCAAGGCGTTTCGTCTGGTTCAGGATGGAAAAATAGGAATGCTCTACGGTGAACAGTGGACATCCTTTATGCTTCAGAGCACCCGTGATACAGATACAGATACAAATACAGATATAGATGTAGATGTAGAATGGCAGGCATATCCCATTGTTGCCAAGTCGGACCGGAGTCTGTTCGTACCGCTACGTTCCAACACAGGGCAATACTTTGCCGTAAAAAAGGGCTTTTCTAATCCGGAGGTCGTCGTAAAGCTTATGAATCTGCATCTGGACATCAACTGGGGGGATCAGGCACAGTATGAAACATACTACAATGACGACTCCCGAGCTGTGTGGATGCTATCACCGGTGACTCCTTTTCCCGGTAATAAAAATATAGATGCATACAAACAAATTCGTGATGCCAGAAGTACAGGAGACTTCTCGGCTCTTCAGAATGAAGCTCTCGCCATTCACAAACGCATTGTGGCCTATGAAACGGAACATGTAGAGAGCGGCTGGGGCTGGAAACAAACCTATGGGCCTTCGGGTGCTTTTAGCATTGCAGATTCTTACGAGAAGAACGGCCAACTTCTCTATGATCAGTTCACTGGCGGCATTACGGACACGATGGTTGATCGACAAATTATTCTTCGAGATCTTCAGCTTGAAGCCTATATGAACATTATTCTAGGCAGGTCGATAGATGAGTTTGATCGATTTGTAGAGAACTGGCGCAAGCTGGGGGGAGATCAGATCACATCGGAAGTTAACGAGTGGTTTCGCACCAGCAAGCCAAAGGAGCGCTAA